A genomic region of Nostoc sp. UHCC 0702 contains the following coding sequences:
- a CDS encoding alkaline phosphatase family protein translates to MSKVLMIGLDGATFALLKPLMNDGVMPFLKKFVSEGVHADLMSTQNPLTPPAWISMVTGRSPEIHGIYDFLRPEFSENQVFLKVNDSRDICCETVWSMVSRQNKRVTCMNFYGMSPPVPIDGYLISGFIPWKHLRSSTYPTSLFETLKNKPNFDYKQLGMDIAEEKKCIQGLDQGEYEPWIDLQSDRDRAWTEVLCYLMKTDPTDLTAVVFDGTDKLQHLFWRYLAPELVDPNPTPWDAHIREMCIAYYRQLDSSIETLVNLSGPDTNVIMTSDHGFGATTEVVYINEWLAQHGYLKWVNDAETDDGWKLTADRIKDHTVMIDWEQTLAYALTPSSNAIYVNMDDGSGKGVKPEEYAEFCDRLKKQLLDYRNPADNGQIFIEPELNQAKIAGKPHFPYSPDITVKLRDYGFVSIVRSGEVVKPRHKPDGTHRPNGIFIGRGPDIKSGEKLEPLSILDITPVLLHLLDLPIPKDMEGRVPTEIIRSDSLISKPVKYGENTRTTQDASQQREEVSDEEKEALMAQLKLLGYMD, encoded by the coding sequence ATGAGCAAAGTATTAATGATTGGTTTAGATGGGGCTACCTTCGCCCTACTCAAGCCCTTAATGAATGACGGAGTAATGCCGTTTTTAAAAAAGTTTGTTTCCGAAGGTGTACATGCGGATTTGATGTCTACTCAAAATCCCCTTACTCCTCCTGCTTGGATTTCGATGGTAACTGGGCGCAGTCCTGAAATACACGGAATTTATGATTTCCTCCGACCGGAATTCTCGGAAAATCAGGTATTCCTCAAAGTTAATGATTCGCGTGATATTTGCTGCGAAACTGTCTGGTCAATGGTCAGCCGCCAAAACAAGCGAGTTACCTGCATGAACTTTTACGGGATGTCACCGCCTGTTCCCATAGATGGGTATCTGATTTCTGGATTCATCCCTTGGAAACATTTACGTAGTTCCACATATCCTACATCTTTGTTTGAGACTCTCAAAAATAAGCCTAACTTTGACTATAAGCAGTTGGGTATGGATATTGCCGAAGAAAAGAAGTGTATTCAAGGCCTAGACCAAGGAGAGTATGAACCTTGGATTGATTTACAATCAGATCGCGATCGCGCTTGGACAGAAGTACTTTGCTACCTGATGAAAACCGATCCAACAGACCTCACAGCTGTTGTGTTTGATGGTACAGACAAACTTCAACATTTATTTTGGCGTTACTTAGCTCCAGAACTTGTCGATCCTAATCCGACTCCTTGGGATGCCCATATTCGAGAAATGTGCATAGCCTACTATCGGCAATTAGACTCTTCTATTGAAACCTTAGTTAACTTGTCTGGGCCTGATACGAATGTGATCATGACATCCGATCATGGCTTTGGTGCCACAACAGAGGTAGTATACATCAATGAATGGCTAGCTCAACATGGTTATTTAAAGTGGGTCAATGATGCCGAAACAGACGATGGTTGGAAGCTAACAGCCGATCGCATTAAAGACCACACTGTGATGATTGATTGGGAACAAACACTAGCATATGCGCTGACACCCAGCAGTAATGCCATATATGTGAATATGGACGATGGGTCTGGTAAGGGAGTTAAACCAGAAGAATACGCTGAGTTTTGCGATCGCTTGAAAAAACAATTACTCGACTACCGCAACCCTGCTGATAACGGACAGATTTTTATCGAACCAGAGTTAAATCAAGCCAAAATCGCAGGAAAACCTCATTTCCCATATTCACCGGATATCACTGTTAAACTACGTGATTATGGCTTTGTTTCCATTGTGCGTTCAGGAGAAGTCGTTAAACCCAGACATAAGCCTGATGGTACTCATCGTCCTAATGGCATCTTTATTGGTCGAGGGCCGGATATTAAATCAGGTGAGAAACTAGAGCCTTTGTCAATTCTAGATATTACTCCTGTTTTGTTACATTTGTTGGATCTTCCTATTCCTAAAGATATGGAAGGTAGAGTCCCAACGGAAATTATTCGCTCTGACTCATTAATTAGTAAACCTGTAAAATACGGTGAAAACACCAGAACAACCCAGGATGCCAGTCAGCAAAGAGAAGAAGTTTCTGATGAAGAAAAAGAAGCTTTGATGGCTCAACTCAAGCTTTTAGGATATATGGACTAG
- a CDS encoding HlyD family efflux transporter periplasmic adaptor subunit gives MYQNFQNRFRQDLIVTQLTNNDSQYYLIKDPISQRLFELKEEEYFLCQLMNGNLEAQEILNIYRHTYNSKITENEFKKFSTNIAECNLLENIEAPDKLSNLNNLEIWQSHTNTRFRKTESKLQTKYQNKQKDQKTKTQYVWCLPNSQYIFALLAFPFQPFGLIFKVISWLIIFGVIIALLTIFNHQFIFWQDLKFYVLPIPYLTNFLFNLIIVSFTSKVVQAIVFTCQGGSVNQFGLVIVAGFFPRFYIDREEMWKLNRTAQLWNFSSPLLFRLLLFVVGTLLWYNNRTTGTVLSTYALLFSVTGIVDFLLDANPFWPADGYVWMISYFRLPELFERSYLVWDLVIRRRPLPKYLAFRKQLSLQIFGIVAIIISAFLIIVIMLSMANGLAENFAVSILSNAADTLLFTAMSIMALSQLLSQWLKKNSKVSDPQKKYLLKANANMTIINPKRSEILSPSPSRSRFKWSNKYLYQILLLAGFGTLMFLPYEFRPGGQIKLLSPKQQDIEAEVSGKVINILKNHNGLIKKGTVIAIIEANELENDLLKAQEQIVAQRANIERLRANVANLLARPKKEEVEVAQEKIQISKAELSVAHQELNTQENQAKISSNKASRYQYLFQQGAISEQQYENEKKNADTDRDQVESLKKNIIVKEGELKAAQANLKLVMSGAYPEEIEAARKEIESAIAELKRLQHELMYLQNQSRRTRLFMPFDGRLITPHLEQQVGRYLQKGDVIAVATANREILGEIEIPESIADKLATDREVEIKLFALQGKSFTGKVVSIQPTVVTSDTTGQTNVYEQTGKDVKVFNETAGQVVKVLVKIENLEGIVKPGMTGYAKVDGQTMPLIAVFSRSLVRFVTIEMWSWLP, from the coding sequence ATGTACCAAAATTTTCAGAATCGATTTCGTCAAGATTTAATTGTAACACAACTCACTAATAATGATTCTCAATATTATCTCATCAAAGATCCCATCTCTCAACGTTTATTTGAATTAAAAGAAGAAGAATATTTTTTATGCCAATTAATGAATGGTAATTTAGAAGCACAGGAAATATTGAATATTTATAGACATACTTATAATAGCAAAATTACTGAAAATGAATTTAAAAAATTTTCTACAAATATTGCCGAATGTAATTTATTAGAAAATATTGAGGCTCCAGATAAATTGTCTAATTTAAATAATCTAGAAATTTGGCAATCTCATACCAATACTAGGTTTAGAAAAACAGAATCAAAACTGCAAACAAAATATCAGAACAAGCAAAAAGACCAAAAAACAAAAACTCAATATGTTTGGTGTCTTCCTAATTCTCAATATATATTTGCGTTGTTAGCCTTTCCTTTCCAACCTTTCGGGTTAATTTTTAAAGTAATATCTTGGTTGATTATTTTTGGTGTTATTATTGCTTTACTAACTATTTTTAACCATCAATTTATTTTTTGGCAAGATTTGAAATTTTATGTTTTGCCTATACCTTATTTAACAAATTTTCTATTTAACTTGATAATTGTATCTTTCACTTCTAAAGTAGTTCAGGCAATTGTTTTTACTTGTCAAGGTGGAAGCGTAAATCAATTTGGATTAGTTATTGTAGCTGGATTTTTTCCTCGCTTTTATATTGATAGGGAGGAAATGTGGAAGCTTAATAGAACTGCACAGCTATGGAATTTTTCCAGCCCTTTATTATTTAGATTATTGCTATTTGTAGTTGGCACTTTACTCTGGTACAACAATCGTACAACAGGTACTGTGTTGAGTACTTATGCACTTTTATTTTCAGTAACTGGTATAGTTGACTTTCTGTTAGATGCCAATCCTTTTTGGCCGGCTGATGGTTATGTTTGGATGATTAGCTATTTCCGATTACCAGAATTGTTTGAACGTTCTTATTTAGTTTGGGATCTGGTAATACGTCGTCGCCCTTTACCGAAATATTTAGCTTTTAGAAAACAATTAAGTCTTCAAATTTTTGGAATAGTTGCAATTATTATTTCAGCTTTCCTGATCATTGTGATTATGCTATCGATGGCTAATGGTTTAGCTGAAAATTTTGCAGTCAGTATTTTAAGCAATGCTGCTGATACTTTACTATTTACAGCCATGAGTATTATGGCTTTATCTCAACTGTTATCTCAATGGTTGAAAAAGAATAGTAAAGTTAGTGATCCTCAAAAAAAATATTTGTTAAAAGCGAATGCAAATATGACAATAATCAATCCTAAACGTTCTGAAATTCTATCTCCTAGTCCTAGTAGAAGTAGATTTAAATGGAGTAACAAATATCTATATCAAATACTACTTTTAGCTGGTTTTGGCACTTTGATGTTTTTACCCTATGAATTCCGTCCTGGCGGACAGATAAAATTATTATCTCCCAAGCAGCAAGATATTGAGGCTGAGGTATCAGGAAAAGTAATTAACATACTAAAAAATCATAATGGGTTGATCAAAAAAGGAACAGTTATTGCCATTATTGAAGCAAATGAGCTAGAAAATGATTTATTAAAAGCTCAAGAGCAAATTGTTGCACAACGAGCTAATATTGAAAGATTAAGGGCTAATGTAGCAAATCTTTTAGCAAGACCAAAAAAAGAAGAGGTAGAAGTAGCACAAGAAAAAATACAGATATCTAAAGCAGAATTATCTGTAGCTCATCAAGAATTAAATACTCAAGAAAATCAAGCAAAAATCAGTTCTAATAAAGCCTCCCGCTATCAATATTTGTTCCAACAAGGTGCGATTTCTGAGCAACAATATGAAAATGAGAAAAAAAATGCTGATACAGACCGAGATCAAGTGGAAAGCTTGAAAAAGAATATTATCGTGAAAGAAGGAGAATTAAAAGCAGCACAAGCAAATCTCAAATTAGTAATGAGTGGTGCTTATCCAGAAGAAATTGAAGCTGCACGTAAAGAAATTGAATCTGCGATCGCTGAATTGAAGCGACTACAGCATGAGTTAATGTATTTGCAAAACCAAAGTCGGCGCACTCGTTTATTTATGCCCTTTGATGGGCGTTTAATTACTCCTCATCTTGAACAACAAGTGGGACGTTATTTACAAAAAGGAGATGTTATTGCTGTTGCTACTGCTAATCGCGAAATTTTGGGTGAAATAGAAATACCAGAATCTATAGCAGACAAGCTTGCAACTGATAGAGAAGTTGAAATTAAACTATTTGCATTACAGGGAAAATCGTTTACTGGAAAGGTAGTGTCTATTCAACCGACGGTTGTTACTAGTGACACAACTGGACAAACCAATGTCTATGAACAGACAGGAAAAGATGTTAAGGTCTTCAATGAAACTGCGGGACAAGTGGTGAAGGTGCTAGTCAAGATTGAAAATCTAGAAGGAATTGTCAAACCAGGAATGACTGGTTATGCAAAGGTTGATGGTCAGACAATGCCTCTAATTGCTGTATTTTCTCGCTCCCTTGTTCGTTTTGTCACAATTGAAATGTGGTCTTGGTTGCCTTAA
- a CDS encoding alpha/beta hydrolase: MPKLTTDDITLHYQCLGEGEEDLILIHGLGANLAFWYMRIASVLAQHYRVIIYDLRGHGESSMPIAGYTLSHMTQDLQALMEHLQVKGAHVVGHSFGGTVALHYALSYPNKVATLTLADTQFSCLQPKVRLGDWPYWGIWKQRFIKQGITPPTDDEFIGMRLLSLLNQLSAKASYTDKSQTTRKPFLRQFNMGNKGTERWEKLLNATLAEKELDESEQINLEQIQNLTLPTLAIYGEYSYCLPCCEKLKDIIPHCQTVIVPEVGHFHPAVKPDFFVENLQQFLKAYSLDFLHK, translated from the coding sequence ATGCCTAAACTAACTACCGATGATATCACTCTGCATTATCAATGCCTTGGTGAAGGTGAAGAAGATTTAATTTTGATCCACGGACTAGGAGCTAATTTAGCATTTTGGTATATGCGGATAGCGTCTGTCTTGGCTCAACACTACCGAGTGATTATCTACGACTTGAGAGGACATGGAGAAAGTAGTATGCCTATTGCAGGTTATACCTTATCTCATATGACTCAAGATTTGCAGGCGTTGATGGAACATCTGCAAGTCAAAGGTGCCCATGTAGTCGGACATAGCTTTGGTGGCACAGTAGCTTTGCATTATGCTCTATCTTATCCAAACAAAGTTGCTACACTTACCCTGGCAGATACTCAGTTCAGTTGTTTACAACCGAAAGTGCGGTTAGGTGATTGGCCATATTGGGGAATTTGGAAACAAAGGTTTATTAAGCAAGGAATTACGCCTCCAACTGATGACGAATTCATCGGTATGCGTTTATTATCCCTGCTCAATCAACTTTCTGCAAAAGCTAGTTATACAGATAAGTCTCAAACAACCCGCAAACCTTTTTTGAGACAGTTTAATATGGGAAACAAGGGTACAGAACGTTGGGAAAAATTGTTGAACGCAACCCTTGCAGAAAAGGAATTGGATGAATCAGAACAAATCAATCTTGAGCAGATTCAAAACTTGACTCTGCCGACGTTAGCAATTTACGGTGAATATTCTTACTGTCTTCCTTGTTGTGAGAAATTGAAAGATATAATTCCTCATTGTCAGACTGTGATTGTACCTGAAGTTGGTCATTTTCATCCAGCAGTTAAGCCGGATTTTTTTGTAGAAAATCTTCAACAATTTCTCAAGGCTTATTCATTAGACTTCTTGCATAAATAA
- a CDS encoding SDR family oxidoreductase translates to MNIDFASGLKDKVCIITGAGSGIGRACAKLLFGQKSKIVLIDINQDNLKTTVEELQAIANIDDVLSLSLSVCSETDMEDMASKTLARFGRIDSLVASAGILRAGGAVKTAMETSLQEWQTVLQTNLTGTFLSNRAVLPAMLAQKQGDIINISSVSGRQGRAFDAAYCASKFGIIGLSESIAEEVASDGVRVQTLLPDAVDTPLWNQNGSQAIKAPVALAPERVAEFIVYLLMLPRDTYLLNPTIAPIKSRRKRSKA, encoded by the coding sequence TTGAATATTGATTTTGCATCTGGCTTAAAAGATAAAGTTTGTATTATCACAGGAGCTGGTAGTGGTATTGGTCGTGCTTGTGCCAAGCTATTGTTTGGACAAAAAAGCAAGATTGTTCTAATAGATATTAACCAAGACAATCTGAAAACTACTGTAGAAGAACTGCAAGCGATCGCTAATATAGATGATGTTCTGAGTTTGTCTTTGAGTGTCTGTAGCGAGACTGATATGGAGGATATGGCCAGTAAAACTCTGGCTCGATTTGGACGTATTGACTCTTTGGTGGCTTCCGCTGGAATTTTGCGTGCTGGTGGAGCAGTGAAAACAGCAATGGAAACCTCTTTACAAGAGTGGCAAACTGTGCTGCAAACCAACCTCACTGGTACATTTTTGAGCAATCGTGCGGTGCTTCCTGCTATGCTGGCTCAGAAACAGGGGGATATTATCAATATATCTTCTGTATCTGGTCGTCAGGGACGAGCTTTTGATGCAGCTTACTGTGCTTCTAAGTTCGGCATTATTGGTCTTTCTGAATCAATTGCAGAAGAGGTGGCATCTGATGGGGTACGGGTGCAAACACTTCTACCAGATGCTGTAGATACCCCTTTGTGGAACCAGAACGGTTCACAAGCAATTAAAGCTCCTGTTGCTCTTGCTCCTGAGCGAGTTGCAGAGTTTATTGTATATCTTTTGATGTTGCCTCGTGATACTTATTTGCTTAATCCGACTATTGCACCAATTAAGAGCCGAAGAAAGCGGAGTAAAGCTTAA
- a CDS encoding tetratricopeptide repeat protein — translation MGNYTFNIKCLDKNEENQLTFASALAQEKRLDEALAEFQVILEMNPKSLPAHVEIGNIYLLQQRYDDALAHYEAAMYIDALMPEAVLCAGNVCLQQHNFGQALEHFQAALDLDPNSTQAYVGIGIIAAQQNNYDAAEEFFCHALHLDEQISLARILIGYLYKKQGRLEEAISEFQMALHHDSNLVIGYVMLGVIYLEQEKYRSAKESFQQATILDSSAYLAQIGLVRALFNLKEMESAKQILNKIPNFYYTQ, via the coding sequence ATGGGCAATTATACTTTCAATATTAAATGTTTAGACAAAAATGAAGAAAACCAATTGACATTTGCTTCTGCTCTTGCTCAAGAAAAGCGTCTCGATGAGGCTTTGGCAGAATTCCAAGTTATTCTAGAAATGAATCCTAAGTCGCTACCAGCACACGTAGAAATAGGTAATATCTATCTACTACAACAGCGTTATGATGATGCATTAGCTCATTATGAAGCAGCGATGTATATAGATGCCTTAATGCCAGAAGCAGTTCTGTGTGCTGGCAACGTTTGCTTACAACAACACAATTTTGGACAAGCACTGGAACATTTTCAAGCTGCTCTCGACCTTGACCCTAATTCTACCCAAGCGTATGTAGGGATTGGTATTATTGCGGCGCAGCAAAATAATTATGATGCAGCAGAGGAATTTTTTTGTCATGCGCTGCATCTTGATGAGCAGATATCGCTAGCGAGAATTTTAATTGGTTATCTCTATAAAAAACAAGGAAGACTTGAGGAAGCTATTTCTGAATTCCAGATGGCATTGCATCACGACTCTAATTTAGTAATAGGTTATGTAATGTTGGGAGTGATTTATTTAGAACAGGAAAAATACCGTTCTGCCAAAGAAAGTTTCCAACAGGCAACTATTCTTGATTCGTCAGCTTACCTTGCCCAGATAGGGTTAGTACGAGCATTATTTAATTTAAAGGAAATGGAATCTGCCAAACAGATTTTAAACAAAATTCCTAATTTTTATTATACTCAGTAG
- a CDS encoding acyl carrier protein, with protein MSQSTSSLSQKEIELKLINVLQEMTADWDLDLNIAADTRLIEDLAFESIDIVRFVVAVEEAFNVKGLPFQKLLMQDSDYVDEILVSQVVNFLQNHL; from the coding sequence ATGAGTCAATCAACTTCATCATTAAGCCAAAAAGAAATCGAACTGAAGCTAATTAATGTACTTCAAGAAATGACTGCTGACTGGGATTTAGATTTAAATATCGCTGCTGATACTCGGTTGATTGAAGATTTAGCATTTGAGTCGATTGATATAGTTAGATTTGTGGTGGCGGTAGAAGAAGCTTTTAATGTCAAAGGGCTGCCATTTCAAAAACTCTTAATGCAAGATAGTGATTACGTTGATGAAATTTTAGTCAGTCAAGTAGTCAATTTTCTGCAAAATCATCTCTAA
- a CDS encoding sulfatase-like hydrolase/transferase codes for MPNNLVYIIMDSCRYDSYKAAKTPNIDKLGKAECRYSYASWTSPSHYTLLMGMIPHQSPQGVFASEVYKQEFVKWVDRLNVPNLSFKSFVPYLSLPKVLQDNGYRTIARVSMPVLNQFTSINKHFDDYKLMSNHNDFPSMVNEMEFLDEQPRFYFFNLGETHYPYMLKGDDMPRISGVHGVFKNMDEFLLVGNKSEEKTFFEPEEMQRLHQQQISCVEYVDKLIGELFNKCPDNTHIIITADHGELFGEEGYFGHGPIMHSKCFEVPFVEGMRP; via the coding sequence ATGCCTAACAATCTTGTATACATAATTATGGATAGCTGTCGATATGACAGCTACAAAGCCGCTAAGACACCCAATATTGACAAGTTAGGAAAAGCAGAGTGTCGCTATAGCTACGCATCTTGGACTTCTCCCTCTCACTACACCTTACTAATGGGGATGATTCCACATCAAAGCCCACAGGGTGTATTTGCTTCTGAAGTATATAAACAGGAGTTTGTTAAATGGGTGGATCGTTTGAATGTTCCCAATCTATCTTTTAAATCTTTTGTTCCTTATTTATCGTTGCCAAAAGTTTTACAGGATAATGGCTATCGAACTATTGCCAGAGTTTCCATGCCTGTTCTTAATCAATTTACTAGTATTAATAAACATTTTGATGACTATAAATTGATGTCAAATCATAATGATTTTCCTTCAATGGTTAACGAAATGGAATTTTTAGATGAGCAACCTCGTTTTTATTTCTTCAATTTAGGTGAAACCCATTACCCCTATATGTTAAAGGGAGATGATATGCCTCGCATTTCTGGAGTGCATGGAGTCTTTAAAAACATGGATGAATTTTTGTTAGTAGGTAATAAATCAGAAGAAAAGACTTTTTTTGAACCAGAAGAGATGCAGCGGTTACACCAGCAACAGATTAGTTGTGTGGAATATGTCGATAAACTAATTGGAGAATTATTTAACAAATGCCCTGACAATACCCACATCATTATCACGGCAGATCATGGTGAGTTGTTTGGTGAGGAAGGATATTTTGGTCACGGCCCTATCATGCATTCAAAGTGCTTTGAAGTTCCCTTTGTTGAGGGAATGCGTCCGTAA
- the cysC gene encoding adenylyl-sulfate kinase: MKQKGLILWLTGLSGAGKSTIAKGLETEIRQRDRLIEVLDGDLVRTHLSKGLGFSREDRETNIRRIGFVADLLSRNGVIVIVAAISPYRNTRDEIKLKTENFIEVYVKASLEVCENRDVKGLYNMARAGKLKNFTGIDDPYEEPLNPDIICNTAEETIDQSINKVITELKRFNYIEDKTLIENLV, encoded by the coding sequence ATGAAACAGAAAGGTTTAATATTATGGCTAACTGGACTCAGTGGAGCAGGTAAAAGTACAATTGCCAAAGGGTTAGAAACAGAAATTAGACAACGCGATCGGCTCATTGAAGTTCTGGATGGTGATCTAGTCAGAACTCACCTTTCAAAAGGATTAGGTTTTAGTAGAGAAGACCGCGAAACTAACATCCGTCGTATAGGTTTTGTCGCTGATCTTCTCAGCCGTAATGGTGTAATAGTAATAGTAGCTGCTATTAGTCCCTACCGAAATACAAGAGATGAAATCAAGCTGAAAACTGAAAACTTTATTGAAGTTTATGTCAAAGCATCATTAGAAGTTTGTGAAAATCGAGATGTGAAGGGTCTCTATAATATGGCTAGAGCAGGAAAATTGAAGAACTTTACAGGAATAGACGATCCCTATGAAGAACCATTAAATCCTGATATTATTTGCAATACAGCAGAAGAGACAATAGACCAAAGTATAAATAAAGTAATTACAGAACTTAAAAGATTCAATTATATTGAAGATAAAACCTTAATAGAGAATCTTGTCTAG